Proteins co-encoded in one Cottoperca gobio unplaced genomic scaffold, fCotGob3.1 fCotGob3_379arrow_ctg1, whole genome shotgun sequence genomic window:
- the pigu gene encoding phosphatidylinositol glycan anchor biosynthesis class U protein: MAAPLTLLLIVAITVRAALYRSSLADLISERVEVVSPLTAWKRVVEGLALLDLGVSPYSGDVFHETPLIIYLFHFLVDYAEMTFILADVITAVALYLTVKDYNKQVFRKQKYALEADRYPLDCLELIRSPKEMFYIPLKVAMFYLLNPFTILSCVAKSTCGLNNAAIALFILSTVKGNVLLSAIFLSVATYQSIYPLTLCAAALLYLMQRQYIPVNFRRASFWWFIAQYAFMYLGSLFVIVCLSFFLLGSWDYLPSVYGFILSVPDLTPNIGLFWYFFAEMFEHFRLFFLCVFQINVFFYTIPLSIKLKEHPVFLIFMQLAVISIFKSYPTVGDIALYMAFLPVWSHLHRFLRNIFLVSCVLLACSALFPVLWHLWIYAGSANSNFYYAITLLFNVAQILLVSDYFYAFLRREHHLTYGLYLKRKDGSEATLVLK; encoded by the exons TTGTTGAAGGTTTGGCTCTGCTTGACTTGGGAGTCTCACCTTATTCTGGAGATGTTTTCCATGAG aCTCCGCTCATCATTTACCTCTTTCACTTCTTGGTGGACTACGCAGAGATGACATTTATA TTGGCAGACGTGATCACTGCTGTGGCTCTGTACCTCACCGTGAAGGACTACAACAAACAAGTG TTCAGGAAGCAGAAATATGCGTTGGAGGCCGACCGCTACCCTCTGGACTGCCTGGAGCTCATCAGAAGCCCCAAAGAAATGTTCTACATCCCTCTGAAAGTGGCCATGTT TTACCTGTTGAACCCGTTCACCATCCTGTCCTGCGTCGCCAAGTCGACCTGTGGCCTGAACAACGCCGCCATCGCCCTCTTCATCCTCTCGACAGTAAAAG gaaATGTTTTGCTGAGTGCTATATTTCTGTCCGTGGCTACATATCAGTCCATCTACCCGCTCACTCTGTGCGCTGCGGCGCTGCTCTACTTGATGCAG CGTCAGTACATCCCGGTGAACTTTCGGCGGGCCAGCTTCTGGTGGTTCATTGCTCAGTACGCCTTCATGTACCTGGGCAGCCTCTTCGTCATCGTCTGCCTCTCATTCTTCCTGCTCGGCTCGTGGGATTACCTGCCGTCTGTCTACGGCTTCAT TCTCTCAGTACCGGACCTGACCCCCAACATCGGCCTCTTCTGGTATTTCTTCGCCGAGATGTTTGAACACTTccgcctcttcttcctctgcgtCTTCCAGATAAACGTCTTCTTCTACACCATCCCTCTGTCCATCAAACTCAA ggaGCATCCAGTGTTTCTGATCTTCATGCAGTTAGCTGTGATTTCCATCTTCAAGTCGTACCCCACTGTGGGAGACATCGCTCTCTACATGGCCTTCCTTCCTGTGTGGAGTCACCTGCACAGAT TTTTGAGGAACATCTTCCTGGTGTCCTGCGTCCTGCTCGCCTGTTCGGCTCTGTTCCCCGTCCTCTGGCACCTCTGGATCTACGCCGGCAGCGCCAACTCCAACTTCTACTACGCCATTACTCTGCTGTTCAACGTGGCACAG ATTCTGCTGGTGTCGGATTATTTTTACGCCTTCTTGAGGAGAGAACATCATCTCACCTACGGATTGTATCTGAAGAGGAAAGATGGCTCCGAGGCTACACTAGttcttaaataa